From the genome of Anopheles moucheti chromosome 3, idAnoMoucSN_F20_07, whole genome shotgun sequence, one region includes:
- the LOC128301934 gene encoding FMRFamide-related peptides has protein sequence MFPCAATNTSSSSRISNSNSTIMKFYLFLAIVVCESCNYFSHAEYDSLVELATGGELGSLTGGHRLTLEDSSEAGEWSPVYPWNAAIKRSAKADIQTRRRSALDKNFMRFGRSDKDMLRQARANLMRFGRPDRNFLRFGRDPYAALLHEEELSKEYATSTEQLEPANGPGDEPAATKRNAGLGASEEMLNTGLSESGEQIKPKQVLYIRRDSPKNLMRFGKRRSTGSGYMRFGRAGNLMRFGRASDEPAVALLASTQFGRSARAGPNLMRFGRAGNLMRFGRAGNGTGTRTNAEELNATVPSQLPDALPSNLAELFEKEPDRMLLDAIEAAEANERLPLYIVEK, from the exons ATGTTTCCATGCGCTG CGACCAATaccagtagtagcagcaggatcagcaacagcaacagcaccataATGAAGTTCTACCTGTTTCTGGCCATCGTCGTGTGTGAATCGTGCAATTATTTTTCCCACGCCGAATATGACTCACTGGTCGAGTTGGCGACCGGGGGCGAGCTTGGATCGCTTACCGGTGGCCATCGGCTCACCCTGGAGGATTCATCCGAGGCTGGCGAATGGTCCCCGGTGTACCCGTGGAATGCGGCCATAAAACGTAGTGCCAAGGCGGACATTCAGACGCGCCGCCGCAGTGCCCTCGACAAGAACTTTATGCGCTTTGGACGCTCGGACAAGGACATGCTGCGGCAGGCGCGCGCCAATCTGATGCGGTTCGGTCGGCCGGATCGTAACTTTTTACGGTTCGGACGTGATCCATATGCGGCGCTACTTCACGAGGAGGAACTTAGCAAGGAGTACGCCACATCAACCGAGCAGCTCGAACCAGCGAATGGACCAGGCGACGAACCCGCGGCCACAAAGCGTAACGCTGGGCTTGGCGCCTCGGAGGAAATGTTAAACACGGGCCTGTCGGAATCGGGCGAACAGATTAAACCGAAGCAGGTACTTTACATACGGCGTGACTCGCCGAAGAATCTGATGCGTTTCGGGAAGCGACGGTCGACCGGTTCCGGCTATATGCGGTTCGGGCGGGCCGGGAACTTGATGCGGTTTGGGCgggcaagcgacgaacccgcgGTCGCACTGCTGGCAAGCACCCAGTTCGGACGATCGGCCCGTGCCGGACCGAACCTGATGCGATTCGGGCGGGCCGGCAATCTGATGCGCTTCGGACGGGCTGGCAATGGAACCGGTACGCGAACAAACGCCGAAGAGCTGAACGCTACCGTCCCGTCCCAGCTGCCGGACGCGCTGCCGTCGAATCTGGCCGAGCTGTTCGAGAAGGAACCGGACCGAATGTTGCTGGACGCGATAGAAGCCGCCGAAGCGAACGAGCGTCTTCCGCTGTACATAGTGGAGAAGTAG
- the LOC128305070 gene encoding sodium channel protein Nach, with protein MDLLRTFASESSIHGLAHLVRSQHWVEKAFWLAMLAISVVCTVSICNMHWERFQNNATVLNVETDYLSWVFRPPAATVCSAHVSEEKLRQLLQRYWKVDGNHSDYEHFRLFLLTVNGARFDNLMTFEPFVNDTRLDSVLVIDLARELKSPLTPPWKTFAPVLTEVGVCYSSTMLHAFQSPYSDRVQENFTKERPTDCYTLDVCRTMVAMNHMDTKNDVYIHIEQDVMTADSSIHYKLDQHDIISSSLSVEQVVASKALKQLSRRRRKCRLPTERLYYFSVYTINLCRISCRIEAALHLCGCVPFFYNIGKTSCTPAGLYCLAQHFRVWYQTNCTCQPLCESVSFRQVSVKKTVLEQANSKLETQIIYPRMRMKRDVLFDISNLIVSLGGGAALFLGCSFISFVEVIFFVLEYVTKKVHRHCRRVDEPVQS; from the exons ATGGATCTGTTGCGCACCTTCGCCAGCGAATCCTCCATCCACGGACTGGCTCATTTGGTGCGAAGCCAGCACTGGGTAGAGAAGGCCTTCTGGCTGGCAATGCTTGCCATCTCGGTTGTGTGCACGGTCAGCATCTGCAATATGCACTGGGAACGATTTCAAAACAATGCGACCGTGCTAAACGTTGAGACGGATTATCTCAGCTGGGTGTTTCGTCCACCGGCCGCTACCGTGTGTTCCGCTCATGTGAGTGAGGAAAAATTGAGGCAACTGTTGCAACG CTACTGGAAAGTGGACGGTAATCATAGCGATTATGAACATTTCCGACTGTTTCTTTTGACCGTGAATGGGGCACGGTTTGACAACTTGATGACGTTTGAGCCATTCGTTAATGATACCAGACTTGACTCCGTTTTGGTGATTGATTTGGCCCGCGAACTAAAGTCGCCATTGACACCGCCGTGGAAAACTTTCGCCCCCGTGCTGACGGAGGTCGGTGTTTGCTACTCCTCCACGATGCTGCACGCCTTTCAAAGTCCATATAGTGATCG AGTGCAAGAGAATTTTACGAAGGAACGCCCGACAGATTGTTACACACTGGACGTTTGCCGTACGATGGTGGCGATGAATCATATGGACACAAAAAATGATGTG TACATTCATATAGAGCAGGACGTCATGACGGCGGACAGTTCCATTCACTATAAGTTAGATCAGCACGACATAATCAGCTCGTCGCTCTCCGTCGAACAGGTGGTTGCCTCGAAAGCCCTCAAGCAATTATCCCGCCGAAGACGCAAGTGTCGCCTACCGACGGAACGGCTCTATTACTTCAGC GTTTATACGATTAATTTGTGCCGTATAAGCTGTCGCATCGAGGCCGCACTGCActtgtgtggttgtgtgccgttcttttataatatcg GAAAAACTTCTTGTACACCGGCCGGACTGTACTGCCTGGCGCAGCATTTCAGGGTGTGGTACCAGACGAACTGCACCTGTCAGCCGCTCTGCGAGTCCGTCTCCTTCAGGCAGGTGTCGGTGAAAAAAACG GTACTGGAGCAGGCGAATAGTAAGCTGGAAACACAAATTATCTACCCACGGATGCGGATGAAGCGTGACGTACTTTTCGACATCAGCAACTTAATTG TTTCCCTTGGCGGTGGGGCAGCCCTTTTTCTCGGTTGCAGCTTCATCAGCTTTGTGGAGGTAATTTTCTTCGTGTTAGAGTATGTGACCAAAAAGGTTCATCGCCATTGCCGCCGTGTGGATGAACCGGTACAATCGTAA
- the LOC128301933 gene encoding uncharacterized protein LOC128301933, which translates to MSEIVADSAATPNHVEKKSHRIQVRLPPPNFSQAELHSSEKRTSKGTPQSNLCETQQVGILRGLSAYTKPYQERDDILKHLAAAYLFTILKSPQNWVPKTFTEIVELESTIANTPLETRLPIHRNDKTYYIHLSNTLVKGRFVTQQQRSAKVHLYINQALTRIKRGKAAILKCDSYYFLIRRLVTGWYFYTMNLQDKPALMFFSCPQLMVDLVRESYGCTEQSKYFLSNIVLHTVEEGDVTRIVWKMKPSIGMKLISPMEAILHGNICLARPSLERSLEIGLNVLERAGNDHKKPRSWDNKLLNECFKRTQEHWKVSEKMAAFIRDKNDPRYTVGGYELTCRTSQIGHRQRKHFEELVNYLLASCNALLVVGLDCSFLLWSRDDFIYWFSPYRYSAIHEKPEILQSRASFLHMTNALAKASNSLFEYLFELGVFPDNNIELFPVRVDDRTPHTPIPDEDEDSLEEEGLPIPPASDRGWTNFYAPSLHTPSELRLARQMLDMVYRTAEDRCD; encoded by the exons ATGAGTGAAATCGTCGCTGATAGTGCCGCTACACCAAATCACGTTGAAAAGAAAAGTCATCGGATTCAAGTTAGACTACCACCTCCGAACT TTAGTCAAGCTGAGCTACACAGCAGTGAGAAACGTACCTCCAAAGGGACTCCACAATCCAACCTTTGTGAAACTCAACAAGTGGGCATCTTAAGAGGTTTATCGGCTTATACGAAACCGTATCAAGAACG TGATGACATCTTGAAACATCTCGCCGCTGCTTATTTGTTTACTATTCTCAAGTCACCACAGAATTGGGTACCAAAAACGTTTACCGAAATTGTTGAGCTCGAGTCCACGATCGCGAACACCCCACTCGAGACAAGACTACCGATTCACCGGAACGATAAAACATACTACATCCACCTCTCGAACACGCTTGTTAAAGGACGGTTCGTTACACAACAGCAACGATCAGCCAAAGTACATTTATATATAAACCAAGCATTGACGCGAATTAAGCGTGGAAAGGCTGCTATTTTGAAGTGTGATTCGTACTATTTCCTCATCCGTCGGCTCGTAACTGGCTGGTACTTCTACACGATGAACCTGCAGGACAAACCGGCGCTGATGTTCTTCAGTTGCCCACAGTTGATGGTGGATCTTGTGCGAGAGTCATACGGTTGTACCGAGCAGTcgaaatattttctttccaacatcgtgctacacaCGGTCGAGGAGGGTGACGTGACCAGGATTGTGTGGAAGATGAAGCCTAGCATCGGTATGAAACTAATCTCTCCGATGGAAGCCATTCTGCACGGCAATATTTGTTTGGCACGCCCCAGTCTGGAACGATCACTTGAAATTGGTCTGAATGTTTTGGAACGGGCAGGAAACGATCACAAGAAGCCACGCTCCTGGGATAATAAGCTGCTGAACGAATGTTTCAAACGCACTCAAGAGCATTGGAAGGTGTCAGAGAAGATGGCTGCCTTTATACGCGATAAAAACGATCCACGATATACGGTTGGAGGTTATGAATTAACCTGCCGTACGTCTCAAATAGGACATCGTCAGCGCAAACATTTTGAGGAACTCGTTAACTACTTGCTCGCTTCCTGTAACGCTCTGCTGGTAGTTGGGTTGGACTGTTCTTTTCTATTATGGTCCAGAGATGACTTTATCTACTGGTTTAGTCCCTACCGGTACAGTGCCATACACGAAAAACCAGAAATTCTACAAAGCCGAGCCAGTTTCTTACACATGACTAATGCACTTGCCAAAGCGTCAAATTCACTGTTTGAATATCTATTCGAGCTTGGCGTTTTCCCGGATAACAACATCGAGTTGTTCCCGGTGCGTGTTGATGATAGAACTCCACACACTCCCATTCCCGACGAAGATGAGGACTCGCTGGAAGAGGAAGGTCTTCCCATACCACCTGCTAGTGATAGAGGTTGGACGAACTTCTACGCACCGTCACTGCACACACCGTCCGAGTTGCGGTTAGCGAGACAGATGTTGGATATGGTGTACCGCACTGCCGAAGATCGGTGTGACTGA